One window of Parambassis ranga chromosome 3, fParRan2.1, whole genome shotgun sequence genomic DNA carries:
- the terb2 gene encoding telomere repeats-binding bouquet formation protein 2 isoform X2, with the protein MFQNNTAWFSSSVPQEYINFWILESGRIASWRTADYLFSEDATCPDTLRIFESKDYLWNKVTVFHSLFLATCEKRQSVKSVYIGHYVLPPASVQNEVRNVVGRMIWEFEEDQSVGQGSSTSSLTEDEHSKDATSRSSCESSDTDSSESSDSSCSHLQNDYIGSMHTGYVSMDSLQKYSGDLSDFHPSCFRCSNCKAHCCLPLT; encoded by the exons ATGTTTCAGAATAATACTGCGTGGTTCTCTAGCAGCGTGCCACAGGAATACATCAACTTTTGGA TATTAGAAAGTGGTCGTATTGCGAGTTGGAGAACAGCAGATTACCTTTTCAGTGAAGATGCTACATGTCCTGATACTCTGAG gatATTTGAGAGCAAAGATTACCTCTGGAACAAGGTGACAGTTTTTCACAGCTTGTTTCTTGCCACCTGTGAAAAGCGACAGAGTGTGAAGTCTGTGTACATTGGACATTATGTGCTGCCTCCAGCCTCAGTGCAGAACG AGGTGAGAAATGTGGTTGGGAGGATGATTTGGGAATTTGAAGAAGATCAGTCAGTCGGACAG GGCTCCTCTACAAGTAGTCTGACAGAAGATGAGCACAGTAAGGACGCCACTAGCAGAAGCAG TTGTGAATCATCAGACACAGACTCATCAGAAAGCAGTGATTCTTCATGTAGTCATTTGCAAAATGATTACATTGGTAGCATGCATACAG GGTACGTCAGCATGGATAGTCTGCAGAAATATTCTGGTGATCTCAGTGATTTCCATCCAAGCTGTTTCAGATGCTCCAACTGTAAAGCTCACTGCTGTTTGCCACTCACCTAA
- the sord gene encoding sorbitol dehydrogenase, with product MAQKNLSVVLHSQGDLRLENLPIPEPGPNEVLLQMHSVGICGSDVHYWQHGRIGDFVLTKPMVLGHEASGRVVKIGAAVKHIKEGDRVAIEPGVPREMDEFFKNGRYNLSPTIFFCATPPDDGNLCRYYKHNANFCYKLPDNVTFEEGALIEPLSVGIHACRRAGVTLGSTVLICGAGPIGLVCLLVAKAMGASQVVITDLSPERLAMAKELGADFQLTVKRADRPQQLAKTVTDMLGAQPHITIECTGVESSIQTAIYGTRSGGVVVLVGLGSEMATVPLINAAVREVDIRGVFRYCNTWPMAISMLASGKVNVKPLVTHRFPLEQAIQAFETTRQGLGIKVMLKCDENDQNP from the exons ATGGCGCAGAAAAATCTCTCCGTGGTGCTGCACTCGCAGGGAGACCTCAGGCTT GAAAATCTTCCCATCCCGGAGCCTGGACCTAATG AGGTTTTGCTCCAAATGCACTCTGTTGGAATTTGTGGGTCAGATGTCCACTACTGGCAGCATGGCCGAATTGGGGACTTTGTGCTCACAAAACCAATGGTACTGGGGCATGAGGCATCTGGGAGGGTCGTGAAGATCGGTGCAGCAGTCAAGCACATTAAAGAAG GTGACAGAGTGGCCATTGAGCCTGGTGTGCCCCGTGAGATGGATGAGTTCTTCAAAAATGGACGATACAACTTGTCTCCCACCATCTTCTTCTGTGCCACGCCTCCTGACGATGGAAACCTGTGTCGATACTACAAGCACAATGCCAACTTTTGTTAcaa GTTGCCTGATAATGTGACATTCGAGGAGGGAGCGCTTATTGAACCTCTGTCTGTGGGGATCCATGCCTGCCGAAGAGCTGGTGTAACCCTGGGCAGTACTGTGCTCATCTGTGGTGCAG GACCTATTGGGTTGGTCTGTTTGCTTGTGGCCAAGGCAATGGGAGCCTCACAGGTCGTCATCACTG ATCTGTCCCCAGAGCGCCTGGCCATGGCCAAAGAGTTGGGTGCAGACTTCCAGCTGACAGTGAAGAGAGCAGATAGACCCCAGCAGTTGGCCAAGACTGTTACAGACATGCTGGGTGCTCAGCCGCACATTACCATTGAATGCACTGGTGTTGAGAGCAGCATCCAAACAGCCATCTAT GGAACACGATCAGGGggtgtggtggtgttggtgggtCTTGGTTCGGAGATGGCCACCGTTCCTCTGATAAATGCTGCTGTAAGAGAGGTGGACATCAGAGGGGTTTTTCGCTACTGCAATAC CTGGCCGATGGCCATCTCTATGTTGGCATCGGGTAAAGTGAACGTTAAGCCCCTGGTGACCCACCGTTTCCCCCTGGAGCAGGCAATCCAGGCGTTTGAGACCACGCGTCAGGGTCTTGGGATAAAGGTCATGTTAAAGTGTGATGAGAATGACCAGAACCCCTGA
- the terb2 gene encoding telomere repeats-binding bouquet formation protein 2 isoform X1, with protein MFQNNTAWFSSSVPQEYINFWSKLILESGRIASWRTADYLFSEDATCPDTLRIFESKDYLWNKVTVFHSLFLATCEKRQSVKSVYIGHYVLPPASVQNEVRNVVGRMIWEFEEDQSVGQGSSTSSLTEDEHSKDATSRSSCESSDTDSSESSDSSCSHLQNDYIGSMHTGYVSMDSLQKYSGDLSDFHPSCFRCSNCKAHCCLPLT; from the exons ATGTTTCAGAATAATACTGCGTGGTTCTCTAGCAGCGTGCCACAGGAATACATCAACTTTTGGAGTAAGTTAA TATTAGAAAGTGGTCGTATTGCGAGTTGGAGAACAGCAGATTACCTTTTCAGTGAAGATGCTACATGTCCTGATACTCTGAG gatATTTGAGAGCAAAGATTACCTCTGGAACAAGGTGACAGTTTTTCACAGCTTGTTTCTTGCCACCTGTGAAAAGCGACAGAGTGTGAAGTCTGTGTACATTGGACATTATGTGCTGCCTCCAGCCTCAGTGCAGAACG AGGTGAGAAATGTGGTTGGGAGGATGATTTGGGAATTTGAAGAAGATCAGTCAGTCGGACAG GGCTCCTCTACAAGTAGTCTGACAGAAGATGAGCACAGTAAGGACGCCACTAGCAGAAGCAG TTGTGAATCATCAGACACAGACTCATCAGAAAGCAGTGATTCTTCATGTAGTCATTTGCAAAATGATTACATTGGTAGCATGCATACAG GGTACGTCAGCATGGATAGTCTGCAGAAATATTCTGGTGATCTCAGTGATTTCCATCCAAGCTGTTTCAGATGCTCCAACTGTAAAGCTCACTGCTGTTTGCCACTCACCTAA